In one Thermaerobacter sp. PB12/4term genomic region, the following are encoded:
- a CDS encoding ribokinase: MEPQDGTAEPQGDSGEPQGGGCAPSSFTRDDRALQAGSRPAGCPPASRPAVVVAGSLNMDLVVVCRRAPEQGETVSGERFFTACGGKGANQAVAAARLGAPVAMLGCAGDDAFGDQLVAALRAEGIDTAGVRRVPGPSGVAAITVEAGGANRIVVVPGANAHFKELDAAARRCIASARVLLLQLESPLPLVEQAARVARAAGVTVILTPAPVPPDPLPPGLLEAVDWLVPNEHELWALVGGEAGPPGSGSPAEPPAPGAVGGSSVPGPGRPVAGPAAGAAGAGGTGTLEAAARRLGEGRIHVVVTLGERGCLYVPPAGAAQAIPALPVVAVDTTAAGDTFAGALAVALAEERPVEEALQFATRAAGISVTRPGAQPSMPSRAEVEAWPGPGNRGHAPPVPPR; the protein is encoded by the coding sequence ATGGAACCGCAAGACGGCACCGCTGAACCGCAAGGCGACTCCGGTGAACCGCAAGGCGGCGGGTGCGCTCCGTCGTCCTTTACGCGGGACGATCGTGCACTTCAGGCCGGATCCCGGCCGGCGGGCTGCCCGCCCGCGTCCCGGCCGGCCGTGGTGGTGGCCGGCAGCCTCAACATGGACCTGGTGGTGGTTTGCCGCCGCGCCCCCGAGCAGGGCGAGACGGTGTCCGGCGAGCGGTTCTTCACCGCCTGCGGCGGCAAGGGGGCGAACCAGGCCGTCGCGGCCGCCCGCCTCGGGGCGCCGGTGGCCATGCTGGGCTGTGCCGGGGACGACGCCTTCGGCGACCAGCTGGTAGCCGCCCTCAGGGCCGAGGGCATCGACACCGCGGGGGTGCGAAGGGTGCCGGGACCCAGCGGTGTGGCCGCCATCACCGTGGAAGCCGGTGGGGCCAACCGGATCGTGGTGGTTCCCGGGGCCAACGCCCACTTCAAGGAACTGGACGCCGCGGCCCGCCGCTGCATCGCCTCGGCCCGGGTGCTGCTCCTGCAGCTGGAATCGCCCCTGCCCCTGGTCGAACAGGCCGCCCGGGTGGCCCGGGCGGCGGGGGTGACGGTGATCCTGACGCCTGCTCCCGTCCCTCCTGATCCCCTGCCGCCCGGCTTGCTGGAGGCGGTGGACTGGCTGGTGCCCAACGAGCATGAGCTGTGGGCGCTGGTGGGCGGGGAGGCCGGCCCGCCCGGCTCGGGTTCCCCGGCAGAGCCTCCGGCCCCAGGGGCAGTGGGCGGTTCTTCCGTCCCCGGGCCCGGGCGGCCGGTGGCGGGGCCAGCGGCGGGGGCGGCGGGTGCGGGTGGGACCGGGACGCTGGAAGCTGCGGCCCGCCGCCTGGGCGAGGGCCGGATCCACGTGGTGGTCACCCTGGGCGAGCGGGGCTGTCTCTACGTCCCGCCGGCGGGAGCGGCCCAGGCCATTCCGGCGCTACCCGTGGTGGCGGTCGACACCACGGCGGCGGGGGACACCTTCGCCGGTGCCCTGGCGGTGGCTCTGGCGGAAGAACGGCCCGTCGAAGAAGCCCTGCAATTCGCCACCCGGGCGGCGGGGATTTCCGTCACGCGGCCCGGCGCCCAGCCTTCCATGCCGTCCCGGGCGGAGGTCGAAGCCTGGCCCGGCCCCGGAAACAGAGGGCATGCCCCGCCGGTGCCACCCCGCTGA
- a CDS encoding long-chain-fatty-acid--CoA ligase — protein sequence MSMQHAASGPGGAGIALARDPGGPSTGGAGRGPQGVPARPGGGFRAWKAQRPFWGATLSLIAGFLILWMPLNLFPFAFLPDTLIFLGYLFSGLVIATAIAGFLLPAASTYLGILVILFSIVSIFGALGGLFVGAILGILGGSLMVAWQPVIVTPAMMNGQAHGAGGATPGEDAAGPGSAGTARGRGRSGTGLYQVPAGATVHATELVPEEEIRQRPWLRYYPAGVRPHLNYPEIPLQRLLERAAEMRPRQPAIHFFGRTMTYGELNQLADRFARGLANLGIRPGDRVALMMPNCPQFVIAYYGALKAGAVVVNCNPLYSPRELEFQLNDSGARVIVALDLMYPTVRQVVHATPLERVLVTRINEFMSPLLGRLYPLKAKKDGTWVEIGRHENVLWFGRLLREAPPAPPPVEVQPDDLALLQYTGGTTGTAKGAMLTHRNLVANVLQTAEWTLRGRWDEAHQQVILGVMPFFHSYGMTTVMNLAIALQCAMVPLPRFEAEMVIKAIAKYRPTMVPGVPTMYVALMNHPKFHRIDVSSIEACVSGAAPLPLEVQERFEASTGGQLVEGYGLTEASPVTHANPPNEYKRNGTIGLPVPDTEARIVDIETGTRVLGPGEVGELIIRGPQVMKGYWNRPEETARTLRDGWLYTGDIATMDEDGFFRIVDRKKEMIISGGYNVYPREVEEVLYEHPKVLEAAVIGAPDPYRGEMVKAFVVLKPGQTATEQEIIEFCRQRLAKYKVPRAVEFRSELPKTLIGKVLRRALLEEERRKQPEGSPAAPSQGTGSAGTAATESAVEEAGPGRTGAGSDDAGAAGTAGGGTGAPAGAAAAGEPAGGPGHLPPEPPARLVTPQELLEPGPQGEAAEGEGDWRKWFR from the coding sequence ATGTCCATGCAGCATGCAGCCTCCGGCCCGGGCGGGGCCGGGATCGCCCTGGCCCGGGATCCGGGGGGTCCCAGCACAGGAGGAGCGGGGAGGGGACCCCAGGGGGTTCCCGCCCGCCCCGGTGGCGGCTTCCGCGCCTGGAAGGCCCAGCGGCCCTTCTGGGGAGCCACCTTGAGCCTGATCGCCGGGTTCCTCATCCTGTGGATGCCGCTCAACCTGTTTCCCTTCGCGTTCCTGCCCGACACCCTGATCTTCTTGGGATATCTCTTCTCCGGGCTGGTCATCGCCACGGCCATCGCGGGCTTTCTGCTCCCGGCGGCGTCGACGTACCTGGGCATCCTGGTCATCCTGTTCTCCATCGTATCGATCTTCGGCGCCCTGGGCGGCCTGTTCGTGGGAGCCATCCTGGGGATCCTCGGCGGGTCGCTGATGGTCGCCTGGCAACCGGTGATCGTGACCCCCGCGATGATGAACGGGCAGGCCCATGGCGCCGGGGGTGCGACCCCTGGCGAGGACGCGGCGGGCCCGGGTTCCGCCGGTACAGCCCGGGGCCGCGGCCGCAGCGGCACCGGGCTGTACCAGGTGCCGGCCGGCGCCACCGTCCATGCCACCGAGCTGGTACCTGAAGAAGAGATCCGCCAGCGGCCCTGGCTCCGGTACTACCCTGCCGGGGTGCGCCCCCACCTGAACTACCCGGAGATCCCCCTGCAGCGGCTGCTGGAGCGGGCGGCGGAGATGCGGCCCCGGCAGCCGGCCATCCACTTCTTCGGCCGCACCATGACCTACGGCGAGCTGAACCAGCTGGCCGACCGCTTCGCCCGGGGGCTGGCCAACCTGGGCATCCGGCCCGGCGACCGGGTGGCCCTGATGATGCCCAACTGCCCCCAGTTCGTCATCGCCTACTACGGCGCCCTCAAAGCGGGGGCCGTGGTCGTCAACTGCAACCCCCTCTACAGCCCGCGGGAGCTGGAATTCCAGCTCAACGACAGCGGCGCCCGGGTCATCGTCGCCCTGGACCTGATGTATCCCACGGTGCGGCAGGTGGTCCACGCCACGCCCCTCGAGCGGGTGCTGGTGACGCGGATCAACGAGTTCATGTCGCCCCTCCTGGGCCGGCTCTACCCTCTCAAGGCCAAAAAGGACGGCACCTGGGTGGAGATCGGGCGGCATGAGAACGTGCTCTGGTTCGGCCGGCTTCTCCGGGAGGCGCCCCCCGCACCGCCGCCGGTGGAGGTTCAACCCGACGACCTGGCCCTCTTGCAGTACACCGGCGGCACCACCGGTACGGCCAAGGGCGCCATGCTGACCCACCGCAACCTGGTGGCCAACGTGCTGCAGACGGCGGAATGGACCCTGCGGGGCCGCTGGGATGAGGCGCACCAGCAGGTGATCCTGGGCGTCATGCCCTTCTTCCACTCCTACGGCATGACCACGGTGATGAACCTGGCCATCGCCCTGCAGTGCGCCATGGTGCCCCTGCCGCGCTTCGAGGCGGAGATGGTGATCAAGGCCATCGCCAAGTACCGGCCCACCATGGTGCCGGGAGTGCCCACGATGTACGTGGCCTTGATGAACCATCCCAAGTTCCACAGGATCGACGTCTCGTCCATCGAGGCCTGTGTCAGCGGGGCGGCTCCCCTGCCCCTGGAGGTGCAGGAGCGCTTCGAGGCCAGCACCGGCGGCCAGCTGGTGGAAGGGTACGGCCTGACGGAGGCCTCGCCGGTCACCCACGCCAATCCCCCCAACGAGTACAAGCGCAACGGGACCATCGGGCTCCCCGTGCCCGACACCGAGGCCCGCATCGTCGACATCGAGACCGGGACCCGGGTGCTGGGGCCGGGCGAGGTAGGCGAGCTCATCATCCGCGGTCCCCAGGTGATGAAGGGCTACTGGAACCGGCCCGAGGAAACGGCCCGAACCCTGCGGGACGGCTGGCTCTACACCGGCGACATCGCCACCATGGACGAAGACGGCTTCTTCCGGATCGTGGACCGGAAGAAGGAGATGATCATCAGCGGCGGCTACAACGTCTACCCCCGCGAGGTGGAAGAGGTCCTCTACGAGCACCCCAAGGTCCTGGAGGCCGCCGTCATCGGTGCCCCCGACCCCTATCGCGGCGAGATGGTCAAGGCCTTCGTGGTGCTCAAGCCCGGCCAGACCGCCACGGAGCAGGAGATCATCGAGTTCTGCCGCCAGCGCCTGGCCAAGTACAAGGTGCCGCGGGCCGTGGAGTTCCGCAGCGAACTGCCCAAGACGCTGATCGGCAAGGTGCTGCGCCGGGCCCTGCTGGAAGAGGAGCGCCGGAAGCAACCCGAGGGCAGCCCCGCGGCGCCCTCCCAGGGCACCGGTTCTGCGGGAACCGCCGCCACCGAAAGCGCCGTCGAGGAAGCGGGCCCCGGGCGTACCGGCGCAGGCAGCGACGATGCCGGTGCCGCTGGCACGGCTGGCGGGGGAACCGGCGCCCCGGCCGGCGCGGCGGCTGCGGGCGAACCGGCCGGCGGGCCGGGCCACCTCCCGCCCGAACCGCCCGCCCGCCTGGTCACGCCGCAGGAGCTGCTGGAGCCGGGACCCCAGGGCGAGGCCGCCGAGGGCGAAGGCGACTGGCGCAAGTGGTTCCGGTAA
- a CDS encoding PH domain-containing protein: MTSPPRRPAPSQPPAWRALPLIPARDEGLWTALILLLFGLAAWGTRVPWLFAFGPALVFLGYLARARLAYLAGPDRLLIQTLLRRRVIPYAAIQRAEYLELAGGIRLLATYAPGYAVGWFYLSGLGRQLLLGSTDRGPAVRLHLHRGAVIVTPQDPVEALALLEERGVPLDAPRWVLKEVRRRRKGGRG; this comes from the coding sequence GTGACCTCGCCACCCCGCCGGCCCGCACCGTCACAGCCCCCTGCCTGGCGGGCGCTGCCTTTGATCCCAGCCCGGGACGAGGGCCTTTGGACCGCCCTCATCCTGCTCCTCTTTGGCCTGGCGGCCTGGGGCACCCGCGTCCCCTGGCTCTTCGCCTTCGGACCGGCCCTGGTCTTCCTGGGCTACCTGGCCCGGGCCCGGCTGGCCTATCTGGCTGGACCGGACCGGCTCCTCATCCAAACCCTGCTGCGCCGGCGGGTGATCCCCTACGCCGCTATCCAGCGGGCCGAATACCTGGAACTGGCCGGGGGCATCCGCCTGCTGGCCACTTATGCGCCGGGGTACGCGGTGGGCTGGTTCTACCTCAGCGGCCTGGGCCGCCAGCTGCTGCTGGGCAGCACCGACCGGGGTCCCGCCGTCCGCCTGCACCTGCACCGGGGCGCGGTGATCGTGACACCGCAGGACCCCGTGGAGGCGCTGGCGCTTCTGGAGGAACGCGGGGTGCCCCTCGACGCCCCCCGCTGGGTCCTCAAAGAAGTGCGCCGCCGCCGCAAGGGTGGGCGCGGTTAG
- a CDS encoding AarF/ABC1/UbiB kinase family protein → MAMATLPPRQAATPTGRRVDLSAAWWSSPRWAEEKKRIKAELAALEAGITPRKRLRAVVRTLARHGLLYLLQDRNAVKELAGTGPGSPQDLRLRQIGRRVRLAFQELGPTFIKLGQVLVTRQELLPEPITMELAQLLDQVPPMPFPYMAVLLDDELPDGLQTFAWIDPDPIGSASLAQVYRAQLRDGRPCAVKVVRPLVDKLFQTDIANIAKLARRLQKLLPPPMAASSDLPGVIRDYYSSVASELDMRIEARNTKEGRAIVEEFATLAVPEVYLATRRVLVTEYIDGWNIKDFPVDFFTFEERFERMIDLAHLYIKEFLDGRYHADPHGSNLMVCRHTRKVYVIDWGMVGRMDALHTEAIFRHLLHIRLNQAEDAAEVMLDVFEPTPYTDAGRLKDQLRSLYIQYVDTEQAGSHNWGHLLMEEIRIAMENHCRIPAGLSLWAKGWSAAEGTARWLCPEITYHTVVESADVQILRRLLARRFNYRANAAWIAEASELVATLPRRLNKILERAAWNDFKLPVEGRLSEQATRNLNRMVNRATLGLISGSFFLGSALLAALGGGTLDRIPGLAAVTTTALWGSLGVGVYTVWRVLRSNKA, encoded by the coding sequence ATGGCCATGGCCACCCTGCCCCCGCGGCAGGCGGCCACCCCAACCGGCCGGCGGGTTGACCTGTCGGCCGCCTGGTGGTCGTCGCCCCGGTGGGCGGAAGAGAAGAAGCGCATCAAGGCGGAACTGGCCGCCCTGGAAGCTGGCATCACGCCCCGCAAGCGGCTGCGGGCCGTGGTCCGCACCCTGGCCCGCCACGGCCTGCTCTACCTGCTCCAAGACCGCAATGCGGTGAAGGAGCTGGCCGGCACCGGCCCGGGTAGCCCCCAGGACCTGCGCTTGCGCCAGATCGGGCGGCGGGTGCGGCTGGCCTTCCAGGAGTTGGGCCCCACCTTCATCAAGCTGGGGCAGGTGCTCGTAACCCGGCAGGAACTGCTGCCCGAGCCCATCACCATGGAGCTGGCCCAGCTGCTGGACCAGGTCCCGCCCATGCCCTTCCCCTACATGGCCGTCCTGCTGGACGACGAGTTGCCCGACGGCCTGCAGACCTTTGCCTGGATCGACCCCGACCCCATCGGCTCGGCCTCGCTGGCCCAGGTCTACCGCGCCCAGCTGCGGGACGGCCGGCCCTGCGCGGTCAAGGTGGTTCGTCCCCTGGTCGACAAGCTGTTCCAGACGGACATCGCCAACATCGCCAAGCTGGCCCGGCGGCTGCAAAAGCTGCTGCCGCCGCCCATGGCGGCCTCCTCCGACCTGCCCGGGGTGATCCGCGACTACTACAGCAGCGTGGCCAGCGAACTGGACATGCGCATCGAGGCCCGCAACACCAAGGAGGGCCGCGCGATCGTCGAGGAATTCGCCACGCTGGCCGTACCCGAGGTCTATCTGGCCACGCGGCGCGTGCTGGTCACCGAATACATCGACGGGTGGAACATCAAGGACTTCCCCGTCGACTTCTTCACCTTCGAAGAGCGCTTCGAGCGCATGATCGACCTGGCCCACCTCTACATCAAGGAGTTTCTCGACGGGCGCTACCACGCCGACCCCCACGGGTCGAACCTGATGGTCTGCCGCCACACCAGGAAGGTGTACGTCATCGACTGGGGCATGGTCGGGCGGATGGACGCCCTGCACACCGAGGCCATCTTCCGCCACCTGCTGCACATCCGGCTCAACCAGGCCGAAGACGCCGCCGAGGTGATGCTGGACGTCTTCGAGCCCACGCCCTATACCGACGCGGGCCGCCTGAAGGACCAGCTCCGGTCCCTCTACATCCAGTACGTCGACACCGAACAGGCCGGATCCCACAACTGGGGCCATCTGCTGATGGAAGAGATTCGCATCGCCATGGAGAATCATTGCCGCATCCCCGCCGGTCTCTCCCTCTGGGCCAAGGGGTGGTCGGCGGCGGAGGGCACGGCCCGCTGGCTCTGCCCGGAGATCACCTACCACACGGTGGTCGAATCGGCCGACGTACAGATCCTGCGCCGGCTGCTGGCGCGCCGGTTCAACTACCGGGCCAACGCCGCCTGGATTGCCGAGGCTTCGGAGCTTGTGGCCACGCTGCCGCGGCGGCTGAACAAGATCCTGGAGCGGGCGGCGTGGAACGACTTCAAGCTGCCGGTGGAAGGGAGGCTCAGCGAACAGGCGACCCGGAACCTGAACCGGATGGTCAACCGCGCCACCCTGGGCCTGATCTCGGGCAGCTTCTTCCTGGGCTCCGCCCTGCTGGCGGCCCTGGGCGGCGGCACCCTGGACCGGATTCCGGGGCTGGCGGCGGTGACCACCACCGCGCTGTGGGGATCCCTGGGGGTTGGCGTGTACACCGTCTGGCGCGTGTTGCGGTCGAACAAGGCCTGA
- a CDS encoding YCF48-related protein, whose amino-acid sequence MPLTPVDVDFVNPDTGFVLGEDGWLARTEDGGASWHVIHQFGEPVGGIDFVSASVGWATTRDVIWSTTDSGASWTRVQTPFPPGFVDLVGEGVAWATDDRFRLYHTTDGGKRWEPKTNPCTSLENPAAWSASFIGSNDGWFICGSDEGMGGETKVLLRTADAARTWERIAAVERDGDEVPGGLPAGGYVGDLFFLDPKTGWFGTTRYGEVWHTQDGGKSWQKVNQGPSGVRAFIELDFITAELGWGLLFVQGDGGWRLARTRDGGVTWETVNVTVGAPPAPGSS is encoded by the coding sequence GTGCCGCTGACGCCCGTGGATGTCGACTTCGTGAATCCGGACACGGGTTTTGTCCTCGGCGAGGACGGCTGGCTGGCCAGGACGGAAGACGGCGGGGCCTCCTGGCACGTGATCCACCAATTCGGCGAGCCGGTCGGCGGCATCGACTTCGTCTCGGCGAGCGTGGGCTGGGCAACGACCCGCGACGTCATCTGGTCGACGACCGATTCGGGCGCGTCGTGGACCAGGGTCCAGACGCCGTTCCCGCCGGGCTTCGTCGACCTGGTGGGCGAGGGCGTGGCCTGGGCGACCGACGACCGGTTCCGGTTGTACCACACCACCGACGGAGGAAAGCGCTGGGAACCCAAGACAAACCCATGCACTTCGCTCGAGAATCCGGCAGCCTGGTCGGCCTCCTTCATCGGCTCCAATGACGGCTGGTTCATTTGTGGGAGCGATGAAGGTATGGGTGGCGAAACCAAGGTGCTGCTGCGAACGGCGGACGCTGCCCGTACGTGGGAACGCATCGCGGCGGTCGAGCGCGATGGCGATGAGGTGCCGGGCGGCCTCCCCGCGGGTGGCTACGTGGGCGACCTGTTCTTCCTTGACCCGAAGACGGGTTGGTTTGGAACCACCCGGTATGGCGAAGTATGGCATACGCAGGACGGCGGGAAGTCTTGGCAAAAAGTCAACCAGGGGCCGTCCGGCGTGCGGGCCTTTATCGAGCTGGACTTTATCACGGCGGAACTGGGCTGGGGCCTTCTCTTCGTGCAGGGCGACGGCGGCTGGCGCCTGGCCCGGACGCGGGACGGCGGCGTCACCTGGGAGACGGTCAACGTCACCGTCGGAGCACCGCCGGCACCGGGTTCATCTTGA
- a CDS encoding CocE/NonD family hydrolase, with protein MRSGTGRERAKAPARRDGGRVFRPGDLFLRRVKGFRLVRCILPGFDSRPLGLSRRAAGAFTALFSLLASTLTPVAEALAPAAAAAAPAAAALGLAAAATLVSPARPAEAAPTGYVRMSDGVLIAVNVRMPDDYVPGRKYPAIFLMDGYDGGSSSGTTIAGVADSRTQLTWMFNPHYVTVHASIRGTGCSGGEFDLFSWRTAVDGREVIEWIARQPWSNGKVGIMGHSYSGLTGFMVAATQPPHLVAVTVSGLIDDLYRGIVYPGGVSNYGFPLLWTGIIRPAYELGGGVAPGILAADHVCAQNVASHRRNLAGDPILQGLASDTDNDWYRSRSLITYADRIRVPIHITGAYQDEQTGPRGPAHLWEAVQGVPKRLVLTNGVHGTQMDPPEIWKDRLAWMDHWLRGVDGGFGTLSQKRTSVVTLLELHRQGGVLVSNGRKVSRTFPLEDTRWTSWYLHGDGSLSTTPPAAAEEPARYLSGPGRHSWSYQLGPSAGPPLTTAHLPDEVEYHSEPFDRPVLIAGPITATLYLSTTAPDTELFVQLIDEGPDGSRSYLQRGLLRAAHRAVDYSQSDYADNVLYRPHHPHTNAELVTPGQVEEYLIEIFPVGHVFRPGHRLVVKVHAPPLLDSYYLYVPRRVPSINTIYHDPQHPSRLMLPVVPLTGVKLGPELPCGAQVGVRCIPAGSREFLPGGGDPGSSGGTQPAPSARLTGQGHVEIRISSGTPLR; from the coding sequence ATGCGATCCGGCACGGGGCGGGAGCGGGCGAAAGCACCTGCCCGCCGGGACGGCGGCCGGGTGTTCCGGCCTGGTGACCTGTTCCTCCGTCGGGTGAAGGGGTTTAGGCTGGTCCGGTGCATCCTTCCGGGGTTTGACAGCCGGCCCCTGGGTCTGAGCCGGCGGGCAGCCGGCGCCTTCACCGCCCTGTTCTCGCTTCTGGCGTCCACCCTCACCCCGGTGGCTGAGGCCCTGGCCCCGGCCGCCGCGGCCGCGGCGCCGGCGGCGGCCGCCCTGGGCCTGGCCGCGGCGGCCACCCTGGTTTCTCCCGCCCGCCCGGCGGAAGCGGCTCCCACGGGCTACGTGCGGATGAGCGACGGCGTGCTCATCGCCGTCAACGTCCGCATGCCCGACGATTACGTGCCCGGGCGCAAGTACCCGGCCATCTTCCTGATGGACGGCTACGACGGCGGTTCCTCCAGCGGCACCACCATTGCCGGCGTGGCCGACAGCCGCACCCAGCTGACCTGGATGTTCAACCCGCACTACGTCACGGTGCACGCCTCCATCCGCGGCACCGGCTGCTCCGGGGGCGAGTTCGACCTGTTCAGCTGGCGCACGGCCGTGGACGGCCGGGAGGTGATCGAGTGGATCGCCCGCCAGCCGTGGTCGAACGGCAAGGTGGGCATCATGGGCCACTCCTACAGTGGCCTGACCGGTTTCATGGTGGCCGCCACCCAGCCGCCCCACCTGGTGGCGGTGACCGTGTCCGGGCTGATCGACGACCTGTACCGGGGCATCGTGTACCCCGGCGGCGTCTCCAACTACGGCTTCCCCCTGCTCTGGACGGGCATCATCCGGCCCGCCTACGAGCTGGGCGGCGGCGTGGCACCGGGCATCCTGGCAGCGGACCATGTGTGCGCCCAGAACGTGGCCTCCCACCGCCGCAACCTCGCCGGCGACCCGATCCTCCAGGGGCTGGCCTCGGACACGGACAACGACTGGTACCGCTCCCGCTCGCTGATCACCTACGCCGATCGGATCCGCGTGCCCATCCACATCACCGGGGCCTACCAGGACGAGCAGACGGGCCCCCGCGGGCCGGCCCACCTGTGGGAAGCGGTGCAGGGCGTGCCCAAGCGCCTGGTCCTGACCAACGGCGTGCACGGCACCCAGATGGACCCGCCCGAGATCTGGAAGGACCGGCTGGCGTGGATGGACCACTGGTTGCGCGGGGTCGACGGCGGGTTCGGCACCCTGAGCCAGAAGCGGACCTCGGTGGTCACCCTGCTGGAGCTGCACCGCCAGGGCGGCGTGCTGGTGTCCAACGGCCGGAAGGTCTCCCGCACCTTCCCTCTGGAGGATACCCGCTGGACCAGCTGGTACCTGCACGGGGACGGAAGCCTTTCCACCACCCCGCCCGCCGCGGCGGAAGAACCGGCCCGCTACCTCTCCGGCCCCGGCCGCCACTCCTGGAGCTACCAGCTAGGGCCGTCGGCGGGCCCGCCCCTGACCACCGCCCACCTGCCCGATGAGGTGGAGTACCACAGCGAGCCCTTTGACCGGCCGGTGCTCATCGCCGGACCCATCACCGCCACCCTCTACCTGTCGACCACGGCCCCCGACACGGAGCTCTTCGTCCAGCTGATCGACGAAGGGCCCGACGGCAGCCGCAGCTACCTGCAGCGGGGCCTCTTGCGGGCGGCCCACCGGGCGGTGGACTACAGCCAGAGCGACTACGCCGACAACGTGCTCTACCGGCCCCACCATCCCCACACCAACGCCGAGCTGGTGACGCCGGGACAGGTGGAGGAGTACCTGATCGAGATCTTCCCCGTGGGCCACGTCTTCCGGCCCGGCCACCGGCTGGTGGTCAAGGTCCATGCCCCGCCGCTGCTGGACAGCTATTACCTCTACGTCCCGCGGCGGGTGCCGTCCATCAACACCATCTACCACGACCCCCAGCACCCCTCGCGCCTGATGTTGCCGGTGGTGCCCCTGACGGGCGTGAAGCTGGGACCCGAACTGCCCTGCGGCGCCCAGGTGGGGGTGCGGTGCATCCCGGCAGGCAGCCGGGAGTTCCTGCCCGGCGGCGGTGATCCGGGCTCGAGCGGCGGCACCCAGCCGGCCCCCTCGGCCCGCCTCACCGGCCAGGGGCACGTGGAGATCCGCATCAGCTCCGGCACGCCGCTGCGATAG
- a CDS encoding carbohydrate kinase family protein — translation MAGDLVLDLVVQVPERLHRGSDTWGALHPRQGGSAANTAAWLARLGVPVVFCGRVGRDPLGQALAAALEAEGVEVRAVRDDQAPTGVILALVGPDGEKSMVIGPGANHRLEASDLPPGLVEGAGLCYLTGYSFFWEGARDAARAVMARALKAGVPVAVDASSAALLARQGPEGILQQWQGASILFANEEEAAVLAGGAFRDGAAERLGRFFPLVGVKAGPRGAWGVALGRRWRVEALPVPQVIDTTGCGDAWNAGMLAGLRAGLGPEAAARLGRFVAAWVAQRPGAVPSGWTATDRQAAWDHANQAAAEVP, via the coding sequence GTGGCCGGTGACCTGGTGCTGGATCTGGTCGTCCAGGTTCCGGAGCGACTGCACCGCGGCAGTGACACCTGGGGCGCCCTGCACCCCCGCCAGGGTGGCTCGGCGGCCAACACCGCCGCCTGGCTGGCCCGGTTGGGGGTGCCCGTGGTGTTTTGCGGCCGGGTGGGCCGGGATCCCCTGGGCCAGGCACTGGCCGCCGCCCTGGAGGCCGAGGGCGTGGAGGTCCGGGCCGTCCGGGACGACCAGGCGCCCACGGGCGTCATCCTGGCGCTGGTGGGACCGGACGGGGAGAAGTCCATGGTGATCGGCCCGGGGGCCAACCACCGCCTGGAGGCCAGCGACTTGCCGCCCGGCCTGGTGGAGGGGGCCGGCCTCTGCTATCTCACCGGCTACTCCTTTTTCTGGGAGGGCGCCCGGGACGCGGCCCGCGCGGTGATGGCGCGGGCGCTGAAGGCGGGGGTGCCCGTGGCCGTCGACGCTTCGTCGGCGGCGCTCCTTGCCCGGCAGGGACCCGAGGGCATCCTGCAACAGTGGCAGGGGGCCTCGATCCTCTTCGCCAACGAGGAGGAGGCGGCGGTCCTGGCGGGCGGGGCCTTCAGGGATGGGGCGGCGGAGCGGCTCGGCCGGTTCTTCCCCCTGGTGGGGGTCAAGGCCGGCCCGCGGGGCGCCTGGGGGGTGGCCTTGGGCCGTCGCTGGCGGGTCGAGGCGCTGCCCGTGCCGCAGGTGATCGACACCACGGGCTGCGGCGATGCCTGGAATGCCGGCATGCTGGCCGGCCTCCGGGCGGGCCTTGGTCCCGAGGCGGCCGCCCGGCTGGGGCGATTCGTGGCGGCGTGGGTGGCCCAGCGGCCGGGTGCTGTGCCGTCGGGCTGGACGGCTACGGACAGGCAGGCGGCCTGGGACCACGCCAACCAGGCGGCGGCCGAGGTGCCCTGA